The Primulina eburnea isolate SZY01 chromosome 13, ASM2296580v1, whole genome shotgun sequence genome includes a region encoding these proteins:
- the LOC140809719 gene encoding transcription factor GAMYB-like isoform X1 has protein sequence MTNDSEDMMPMNGEDSPLEDANDGGNVGGNVSLKKGPWTTVEDAILVEYVTKHGEGNWNAIQKHTGLARCGKSCRLRWANHLRPDLKKGGFTLEEENFIIELHAKMGNKWAKMAAELPGRTDNEIKNYWNTRIKRRQRAGLPIYPPDLHVESFNENQQNDDTNTFSSMEAPNFDLFNTEIPEFKVFELNQRLYSVNSQLAQDQYFSQPNESRFSSSHQCNHPQGSECLFHGLNPVVSDITPDVSQHHYDGYLPTANSFQFSSAFEYNSSSYNGLSSSALPYSQAILNGKPSSSSEPTWATKLELPSLQTEMGSWGSPSTPLPSLESVYTLTQTPPYELCTPACNLSPRNSGLLDAILYESQAMKISSKNSHQQTSHASGMEDDIVDISSQDLQKTGWEPYGETVSPLGHSSPAVFTESTPINGNSWDEFQSIEVMPGCIVIEVSHLALMTHDSYGQTTSDLIFSRPDFLLATNAAFGLNKNHIKDRSLLKTCSWKCFLAMIHQLSSKVRFTCTILVLGRLRLVQHAF, from the exons ATGACAAATGACAGTGAGGACATGATGCCAATGAATGGTGAAGATTCACCATTAGAGGATGCTAATGATGGAGGAAATGTGGGCGGAAATGTTTCGCTTAAAAAGGGTCCCTGGACTACTGTTGAGGACGCAATTTTGGTTGAATATGTCACCAAGCACGGAGAGGGGAACTGGAATGCAATTCAGAAACATACGGGGCTTGCCCGCTGTGGAAAAAGTTGTCGTTTGAGGTGGGCAAATCACCTTAGACCTGATTTGAAAAAAGGTGGATTTACTTTAGAGGAAGAGAACTTTATAATTGAACTTCATGCCAAAATGGGAAATAAATGGGCTAAAATGGCTGCTGAG TTACCTGGACGCACAGACAATGAGATCAAGAACTACTGGAACACAAGAATCAAAAGAAGGCAACGAGCCGGATTACCCATCTATCCACCTGATTTGCACGTGGAATCATTTAATGAGAACCAACAAAATGATGATACTAATACGTTCTCATCTATGGAAGCACCGAATTTTGACTTATTTAACACGGAGATTCCAGAATTCAAAGTTTTTGAACTCAATCAGCGGTTGTATTCTGTCAACAGCCAGCtagcacaagatcaatactttTCTCAACCAAACGAGTCTCGTTTCTCATCATCTCATCAATGTAATCACCCTCAAGGGTCCGAATGTTTGTTTCATGGTTTAAATCCGGTTGTTAGTGACATCACCCCAGATGTTAGTCAACATCACTATGATGGTTATTTGCCAACTGCCAACTCTTTTCAATTCTCTTCTGCATTTGAATACAATTCAAGTTCTTATAATGGATTATCCTCAAGTGCACTTCCTTACAGCCAAGCCATATTAAATGGCAaaccttcttcttcttcagagcCTACTTGGGCAACGAAGCTGGAGCTCCCTTCACTCCAAACTGAAATGGGTAGTTGGGGGTCACCCTCTACCCCATTGCCTTCCCTTGAGTCTGTTTACACGTTAACACAAACTCCTCCATATGAATTGTGCACTCCGGCATGCAATCTATCACCGCGAAACAGTGGCCTACTGGATGCAATACTGTATGAATCACAAGCTATGAAAATCTCGTCGAAGAACAGCCACCAGCAGACTTCACATGCTTCTGGCATGGAAGATGATATAGTAGATATTTCATCTCAGGATCTCCAAAAGACGGGATGGGAACCATATGGTGAAACAGTTTCTCCTTTAGGCCATTCTTCTCCTGCCGTGTTCACTGAAAGTACCCCCATCAATGGGAATTCATGGGATGAATTCCAATCTATTGAGGTCATGCCAG GATGCATAGTTATAGAAGTGTCCCACCTGGCATTAATGACACACGACTCCTACGGACAGACAACAAGCGACTTGATTTTCTCGAGGCCAGATTTCTTACTTGCCACAAATGCTGCATTTGGTCTTAATAAAAACCATATCAAGGACCGTTCCTTGCTTAAAACATGCAGTTGGAAATGCTTCTTGGCAATGATTCATCAGCTCTCGAGCAAAGTAAGGTTCACGTGTACAATTCTTGTGCTTGGAAGGCTGCGTCTTGTGCAACATGCCTTCTGA
- the LOC140810963 gene encoding cyclin-dependent kinase C-2-like isoform X1: MAIAAPEQLNVNEVPAWGSRSVDCFEKLEQIGEGTYGQVYMAKEIETGEIVALKKIRMDNEREGFPITAIREIKILKKLRHENVIKLKEIVTSTGPEKDEQGPSDGNKYKGGIYMVFEYMDHDLTGLADRPGMRFSVPQIKCYMRQLLTGLHYCHVNQVLHRDIKGSNLLIDNEGNLKLADFGLARSFSSDQNANLTNRVITLWYRPPELLLGTTKYGPAVDMWSVGCIFAELLNGKPIFPGKDEPEQLNKIFDICGTPNEEIWPGVSKIPWYNNFKPTKLVKRRLKEHFKHFDRHALDLLDRMLTLDPSQRISAKDALDAEYFWTDPLPCDPKSLPKYESSHEFQTKKKRQQQRQHEENSKRQKLQHQQQYSRLPPIQQSGHGQPQMRPGPNPPLHAGTQVAGAPSHHYGKPRGPSAGPRRYPPNNRNPSGGYNNPNRGQGGSGYNNGPYPPQGRAPPYGSSSMSGGGVPRGGGGSGFSTGGPNYPHGSSQYGSSGAGRGSNMMSGSRNQQYNWQQQ; this comes from the exons ATGGCAATAGCAGCGCCTGAGCAGCTGAATGTAAATGAAGTTCCTGCGTGGGGTTCGAGAAGTGTTGACTGCTTCGAGAAATTGGAGCAGATTGGTGAAGGAACCTATGG ACAAGTTTACATGGCAAAAGAAATCGAAACTGGGGAAATTGTTGCTTTAAAGAAAATTCGAATGGACAATGAAAGAGAAGGG TTTCCCATAACGGCGATTcgtgaaattaaaatattaaagaagCTTCGCCATGAAAATGTCATTAAGTTGAAAGAGATCGTAACATCTACTG GTCCTGAGAAGGATGAGCAAGGGCCATCAG ATGGCAACAAGTACAAAGGTGGAATTTACATGGTCTTTGAGTATATGGACCATGATTTGACTGGTCTTGCTGATCGTCCTGGGATGAGATTTTCAGTGCCACAAATTAAG TGCTACATGCGACAGCTTTTGACAGGGCTTCACTACTGTCATGTAAATCAAGTGCTTCACCGTGATATTAAAG GTTCAAATCTTCTAATAGACAACGAAGGGAACTTGAAGCTTGCAGATTTTGGTCTAGCTCGGTCATTTTCAAGTGATCAGAATGCTAATCTTACAAATCGTGTCATTACGTTGTGGTATAG GCCTCCAGAGTTGTTACTTGGAACAACAAAGTACGGCCCTGCTGTTGATATGTGGTCAGTTGGTTGCATTTTCGCAGAACTTTTAAATGGAAAACCGATATTTCCTGGGAAGGATGAG CCagaacaattaaataaaatatttgacaTCTGTGGTACTCCTAATGAGGAAATTTGGCCTGGAGTCTCAAAGATTCCTTGGTATAACAACTTCAAGCCAACAAAGCTTGTGAAGAGACGTCTTAAAGAGCATTTTAAGCA CTTTGATCGGCATGCTTTGGATTTACTAGATAGGATGCTGACTCTCGACCCATCTCAG AGAATATCAGCTAAGGATGCTCTTGATGCTGAGTATTTCTGGACAGACCCCTTACCTTGTGATCCTAAGAG CTTGCCCAAATACGAATCTTCACACGAGTTTCAGACAAAGAAAAAGCGTCAGCAGCAACGACAACATGAAGAAAATTCTAAGCGACAGAAACTACAGCATCAGCAGCAGTACTCTCGCCTTCCACCAATCCAACAGTCTGGCCATGGACAACCTCAGATGCGCCCGGGTCCGAATCCTCCATTGCATGCTGGGACTCAGGTAGCCGGGGCACCTAGCCATCATTATGGGAAGCCACGTGGACCTTCAGCAGGGCCACGGAGATATCCACCCAACAACAGAAACCCTTCTGGAGGATACAATAACCCGAATCGTGGCCAAGGTGGCAGTGGTTACAACAATGGTCCATATCCACCTCAAGGACGCGCTCCTCCATACGGGTCTAGCAGCATGTCCGGTGGTGGTGTCCCTAGAGGAGGCGGAGGTAGTGGCTTTAGTACCGGAGGGCCTAATTACCCTCATGGTAGTAGTCAGTATGGTTCTTCTGGAGCTGGACGTGGCTCGAATATGATGTCTGGGAGTCGCAATCAACAGTATAATTGGCAGCAGCAATGA
- the LOC140809719 gene encoding transcription factor GAMYB-like isoform X2: protein MTNDSEDMMPMNGEDSPLEDANDGGNVGGNVSLKKGPWTTVEDAILVEYVTKHGEGNWNAIQKHTGLARCGKSCRLRWANHLRPDLKKGGFTLEEENFIIELHAKMGNKWAKMAAELPGRTDNEIKNYWNTRIKRRQRAGLPIYPPDLHVESFNENQQNDDTNTFSSMEAPNFDLFNTEIPEFKVFELNQRLYSVNSQLAQDQYFSQPNESRFSSSHQCNHPQGSECLFHGLNPVVSDITPDVSQHHYDGYLPTANSFQFSSAFEYNSSSYNGLSSSALPYSQAILNGKPSSSSEPTWATKLELPSLQTEMGSWGSPSTPLPSLESVYTLTQTPPYELCTPACNLSPRNSGLLDAILYESQAMKISSKNSHQQTSHASGMEDDIVDISSQDLQKTGWEPYGETVSPLGHSSPAVFTESTPINGNSWDEFQSIEDA, encoded by the exons ATGACAAATGACAGTGAGGACATGATGCCAATGAATGGTGAAGATTCACCATTAGAGGATGCTAATGATGGAGGAAATGTGGGCGGAAATGTTTCGCTTAAAAAGGGTCCCTGGACTACTGTTGAGGACGCAATTTTGGTTGAATATGTCACCAAGCACGGAGAGGGGAACTGGAATGCAATTCAGAAACATACGGGGCTTGCCCGCTGTGGAAAAAGTTGTCGTTTGAGGTGGGCAAATCACCTTAGACCTGATTTGAAAAAAGGTGGATTTACTTTAGAGGAAGAGAACTTTATAATTGAACTTCATGCCAAAATGGGAAATAAATGGGCTAAAATGGCTGCTGAG TTACCTGGACGCACAGACAATGAGATCAAGAACTACTGGAACACAAGAATCAAAAGAAGGCAACGAGCCGGATTACCCATCTATCCACCTGATTTGCACGTGGAATCATTTAATGAGAACCAACAAAATGATGATACTAATACGTTCTCATCTATGGAAGCACCGAATTTTGACTTATTTAACACGGAGATTCCAGAATTCAAAGTTTTTGAACTCAATCAGCGGTTGTATTCTGTCAACAGCCAGCtagcacaagatcaatactttTCTCAACCAAACGAGTCTCGTTTCTCATCATCTCATCAATGTAATCACCCTCAAGGGTCCGAATGTTTGTTTCATGGTTTAAATCCGGTTGTTAGTGACATCACCCCAGATGTTAGTCAACATCACTATGATGGTTATTTGCCAACTGCCAACTCTTTTCAATTCTCTTCTGCATTTGAATACAATTCAAGTTCTTATAATGGATTATCCTCAAGTGCACTTCCTTACAGCCAAGCCATATTAAATGGCAaaccttcttcttcttcagagcCTACTTGGGCAACGAAGCTGGAGCTCCCTTCACTCCAAACTGAAATGGGTAGTTGGGGGTCACCCTCTACCCCATTGCCTTCCCTTGAGTCTGTTTACACGTTAACACAAACTCCTCCATATGAATTGTGCACTCCGGCATGCAATCTATCACCGCGAAACAGTGGCCTACTGGATGCAATACTGTATGAATCACAAGCTATGAAAATCTCGTCGAAGAACAGCCACCAGCAGACTTCACATGCTTCTGGCATGGAAGATGATATAGTAGATATTTCATCTCAGGATCTCCAAAAGACGGGATGGGAACCATATGGTGAAACAGTTTCTCCTTTAGGCCATTCTTCTCCTGCCGTGTTCACTGAAAGTACCCCCATCAATGGGAATTCATGGGATGAATTCCAATCTATTGAG GATGCATAG
- the LOC140810963 gene encoding cyclin-dependent kinase C-2-like isoform X2, protein MAKEIETGEIVALKKIRMDNEREGFPITAIREIKILKKLRHENVIKLKEIVTSTGPEKDEQGPSDGNKYKGGIYMVFEYMDHDLTGLADRPGMRFSVPQIKCYMRQLLTGLHYCHVNQVLHRDIKGSNLLIDNEGNLKLADFGLARSFSSDQNANLTNRVITLWYRPPELLLGTTKYGPAVDMWSVGCIFAELLNGKPIFPGKDEPEQLNKIFDICGTPNEEIWPGVSKIPWYNNFKPTKLVKRRLKEHFKHFDRHALDLLDRMLTLDPSQRISAKDALDAEYFWTDPLPCDPKSLPKYESSHEFQTKKKRQQQRQHEENSKRQKLQHQQQYSRLPPIQQSGHGQPQMRPGPNPPLHAGTQVAGAPSHHYGKPRGPSAGPRRYPPNNRNPSGGYNNPNRGQGGSGYNNGPYPPQGRAPPYGSSSMSGGGVPRGGGGSGFSTGGPNYPHGSSQYGSSGAGRGSNMMSGSRNQQYNWQQQ, encoded by the exons ATGGCAAAAGAAATCGAAACTGGGGAAATTGTTGCTTTAAAGAAAATTCGAATGGACAATGAAAGAGAAGGG TTTCCCATAACGGCGATTcgtgaaattaaaatattaaagaagCTTCGCCATGAAAATGTCATTAAGTTGAAAGAGATCGTAACATCTACTG GTCCTGAGAAGGATGAGCAAGGGCCATCAG ATGGCAACAAGTACAAAGGTGGAATTTACATGGTCTTTGAGTATATGGACCATGATTTGACTGGTCTTGCTGATCGTCCTGGGATGAGATTTTCAGTGCCACAAATTAAG TGCTACATGCGACAGCTTTTGACAGGGCTTCACTACTGTCATGTAAATCAAGTGCTTCACCGTGATATTAAAG GTTCAAATCTTCTAATAGACAACGAAGGGAACTTGAAGCTTGCAGATTTTGGTCTAGCTCGGTCATTTTCAAGTGATCAGAATGCTAATCTTACAAATCGTGTCATTACGTTGTGGTATAG GCCTCCAGAGTTGTTACTTGGAACAACAAAGTACGGCCCTGCTGTTGATATGTGGTCAGTTGGTTGCATTTTCGCAGAACTTTTAAATGGAAAACCGATATTTCCTGGGAAGGATGAG CCagaacaattaaataaaatatttgacaTCTGTGGTACTCCTAATGAGGAAATTTGGCCTGGAGTCTCAAAGATTCCTTGGTATAACAACTTCAAGCCAACAAAGCTTGTGAAGAGACGTCTTAAAGAGCATTTTAAGCA CTTTGATCGGCATGCTTTGGATTTACTAGATAGGATGCTGACTCTCGACCCATCTCAG AGAATATCAGCTAAGGATGCTCTTGATGCTGAGTATTTCTGGACAGACCCCTTACCTTGTGATCCTAAGAG CTTGCCCAAATACGAATCTTCACACGAGTTTCAGACAAAGAAAAAGCGTCAGCAGCAACGACAACATGAAGAAAATTCTAAGCGACAGAAACTACAGCATCAGCAGCAGTACTCTCGCCTTCCACCAATCCAACAGTCTGGCCATGGACAACCTCAGATGCGCCCGGGTCCGAATCCTCCATTGCATGCTGGGACTCAGGTAGCCGGGGCACCTAGCCATCATTATGGGAAGCCACGTGGACCTTCAGCAGGGCCACGGAGATATCCACCCAACAACAGAAACCCTTCTGGAGGATACAATAACCCGAATCGTGGCCAAGGTGGCAGTGGTTACAACAATGGTCCATATCCACCTCAAGGACGCGCTCCTCCATACGGGTCTAGCAGCATGTCCGGTGGTGGTGTCCCTAGAGGAGGCGGAGGTAGTGGCTTTAGTACCGGAGGGCCTAATTACCCTCATGGTAGTAGTCAGTATGGTTCTTCTGGAGCTGGACGTGGCTCGAATATGATGTCTGGGAGTCGCAATCAACAGTATAATTGGCAGCAGCAATGA